In the Kaistella sp. 97-N-M2 genome, one interval contains:
- a CDS encoding nucleoside-diphosphate sugar epimerase/dehydratase, which translates to MNYRKGFKSKIYSGDNIVNLSDVRYLPRWIILMIDIFLIFLATLFSSYIISKLSYNKEVFYNNVHMFTVIVGVSVAFMYIFKTYAGIIRHSTFIDLFKLLLSTFCSTLTVFVISYTYYMITDFKLVSAHIPFFTIFFASSFMILFMFRLFVKEFFHIVREFRRSTLKKRIIVLGIDETSIAIARAVLDNPNLPYQIVGFLTQRLDSRRAHLLGKPIYTKDKIENNSKENLALDGVLIIKEMMSKEEMNSWANLFLEKDLQIYTSPSVQKLRDSDLGGSIKNLQIEDLLNRKPIKIENEEVNKRHYSNTILITGGAGSIGSEIVRQVSQFNPELIVILDQAETPLYEIEHEMREKYPMINFKFVLADISNRHRIEPLFQKYQFSMVYHAAAYKHVPLIEENPHEAVLVNILGSKNLSTLASKYKVNRFVMISTDKAVKPTNVMGASKRVAELFVQALQNSENNVTKFITTRFGNVLGSNGSVIPHFKKQIENGGPVTITHPDIVRYFMTIPEACELVLHAGTMGKGGEIFVFDMGEPVKIIDLAKRMIKLSGFEPDIDIKIIYTGLRPGEKLYEELLSDDAKTMPTHNDKIMISKDPNMEFGEIEKFTNHLIKAAIRREKVEVVQILKDVVPEFKSNNSIYEVLDK; encoded by the coding sequence ATGAATTACCGCAAGGGTTTTAAGAGCAAAATTTACAGTGGCGATAATATTGTCAATCTTTCCGACGTAAGATATCTGCCGCGCTGGATCATTTTGATGATCGATATTTTTCTCATCTTTCTGGCGACCCTTTTCTCGTCGTACATTATTTCAAAACTCAGCTATAATAAGGAGGTTTTTTATAATAACGTGCACATGTTTACGGTGATTGTGGGCGTCAGCGTGGCCTTTATGTATATTTTTAAAACATACGCGGGCATTATCCGCCATTCCACCTTCATTGATCTTTTTAAACTTCTGCTCTCTACTTTTTGCAGTACGCTGACGGTTTTTGTGATCAGTTATACGTATTACATGATCACTGACTTTAAACTGGTGAGCGCGCACATCCCGTTTTTTACCATTTTCTTTGCTTCTTCTTTCATGATCCTTTTTATGTTCCGCCTTTTTGTGAAAGAATTTTTCCACATTGTTCGCGAGTTCAGACGCAGCACACTGAAGAAGCGCATCATCGTACTCGGTATCGACGAAACTTCAATCGCCATCGCGCGAGCGGTGCTCGATAACCCGAATCTGCCGTATCAGATTGTAGGTTTTTTAACGCAGCGGCTGGATTCACGCCGGGCGCATCTCTTAGGAAAGCCCATCTACACGAAAGATAAGATTGAAAATAATTCGAAAGAAAATCTGGCTTTAGATGGGGTGCTGATTATTAAAGAAATGATGTCGAAGGAAGAGATGAATTCCTGGGCGAACCTTTTTCTGGAGAAAGATCTGCAGATCTATACGTCACCATCGGTACAAAAACTTCGGGACAGTGATCTGGGAGGTTCCATTAAAAATCTCCAGATCGAAGATCTGCTGAACCGAAAACCCATCAAAATTGAAAACGAGGAAGTTAATAAAAGGCATTACAGCAATACTATTCTTATTACGGGTGGTGCAGGGTCTATTGGGAGCGAAATCGTGCGTCAGGTTTCGCAGTTTAATCCGGAGTTGATTGTTATTTTAGATCAGGCGGAAACGCCGCTTTATGAAATAGAACACGAAATGCGGGAGAAGTACCCGATGATCAATTTTAAATTTGTGCTTGCCGATATTTCAAACCGCCACCGCATCGAGCCGCTCTTTCAGAAATATCAGTTTTCAATGGTTTACCATGCGGCAGCGTACAAACACGTCCCCCTAATCGAAGAAAATCCGCACGAAGCTGTGCTGGTGAATATTCTGGGCAGCAAGAATCTGTCGACGTTAGCCAGCAAGTATAAGGTGAACCGCTTTGTGATGATTTCTACCGATAAAGCCGTGAAACCGACGAACGTCATGGGTGCATCGAAAAGGGTTGCGGAGCTTTTTGTGCAGGCGCTGCAAAATTCCGAAAATAATGTCACCAAATTTATAACCACGCGTTTTGGTAATGTTTTAGGGTCGAACGGGTCGGTTATTCCGCATTTTAAGAAGCAGATCGAAAATGGTGGTCCGGTTACCATTACGCATCCCGACATTGTACGCTATTTTATGACGATCCCGGAAGCGTGCGAACTGGTGCTGCACGCGGGAACGATGGGTAAAGGAGGAGAGATCTTTGTTTTCGATATGGGAGAACCGGTGAAAATTATTGACCTTGCGAAAAGAATGATTAAACTTTCGGGCTTTGAGCCCGACATCGATATCAAAATCATCTACACTGGTCTTCGCCCGGGTGAAAAACTGTATGAAGAACTTTTGAGCGACGATGCGAAAACGATGCCGACGCATAACGATAAGATTATGATCTCGAAAGATCCCAATATGGAATTCGGAGAAATAGAGAAATTTACAAACCATCTGATTAAGGCGGCCATACGGCGCGAAAAGGTAGAGGTTGTACAAATTCTGAAAGACGTTGTGCCGGAATTTAAAAGCAATAACTCGATTTACGAAGTTTTGGATAAGTAA
- a CDS encoding polysaccharide biosynthesis/export family protein, giving the protein MNKNIFLFFVAMLLLVTSCKTRDKTSELNYMQNVEQVATETALKTAGNTIQKGDQLVIFVSARNMEVVRPFNQGYYTSPDPTISNAPNSEKVYLVDSEGDIDFPVIGKLNTTDKTLETFRTELTDRVSRYVKNPTVTMRLANFKVTFLGEVARPGQISVPEGQTTLLNALGLVGDVTMYAKRDGILIVRNVNGTIEKARISLMDDNLINSPYFQLKQNDVIYVSSNEKKEKISRQDPNINIYIAVAGMVVGLAGIFITIFRN; this is encoded by the coding sequence ATGAATAAAAACATATTTCTCTTCTTCGTCGCGATGCTGCTGTTGGTAACTTCCTGTAAAACAAGAGACAAGACCAGTGAGCTTAATTACATGCAGAATGTAGAGCAGGTTGCTACGGAGACCGCTCTTAAAACCGCGGGCAACACCATCCAGAAAGGAGACCAGTTGGTGATTTTTGTGAGTGCCAGGAATATGGAAGTGGTACGACCTTTTAACCAAGGTTACTATACTTCACCTGATCCTACTATTTCTAATGCGCCTAATAGTGAGAAGGTGTATCTGGTTGATAGTGAGGGTGACATAGATTTTCCGGTAATTGGGAAATTAAATACTACCGATAAAACTTTAGAAACATTCAGAACAGAATTAACTGACAGGGTATCAAGGTATGTGAAAAATCCTACCGTTACTATGCGGCTTGCCAATTTCAAAGTCACTTTCCTGGGAGAAGTTGCGCGTCCCGGACAAATTTCAGTGCCGGAAGGTCAAACTACTTTGCTTAATGCATTGGGTTTAGTGGGTGATGTAACGATGTATGCTAAGAGAGATGGTATTCTTATTGTGCGAAATGTGAATGGTACGATCGAAAAGGCAAGAATAAGTTTGATGGATGATAATTTAATCAATTCTCCATATTTTCAGCTTAAGCAGAATGACGTGATTTACGTATCTTCAAACGAAAAGAAAGAGAAAATCTCACGTCAGGATCCGAATATTAATATCTATATTGCTGTAGCAGGTATGGTAGTAGGTCTTGCCGGAATCTTCATTACTATTTTTAGGAATTAA